Proteins encoded by one window of Chromobacterium violaceum ATCC 12472:
- the rnhA gene encoding ribonuclease HI, whose translation MTTEDRVEIYTDGACKGNPGPGGWGALMRYKGKEKELFGGERGTTNNRMEIMAVIRALAALNRPCKVVVYTDSQYVQKGISEWIHGWKARGWKTAAKEPVKNADLWQQLDAERNRHLDVEWRWVKGHAGHEFNERADQLANKGVESV comes from the coding sequence ATGACGACAGAAGACAGAGTCGAGATCTATACCGACGGCGCCTGCAAGGGCAACCCGGGGCCCGGGGGCTGGGGCGCGCTGATGCGCTACAAGGGCAAGGAGAAGGAGTTGTTCGGCGGCGAGCGGGGCACCACCAACAACCGCATGGAGATCATGGCCGTGATCCGGGCGCTGGCCGCGTTGAACCGGCCGTGCAAGGTGGTGGTCTACACCGACTCCCAGTACGTGCAGAAGGGCATTTCCGAATGGATACACGGCTGGAAGGCGCGCGGCTGGAAAACCGCGGCCAAGGAGCCGGTCAAGAACGCCGATTTGTGGCAGCAGCTGGACGCCGAGCGCAACCGACATCTGGACGTGGAATGGCGCTGGGTCAAGGGCCATGCCGGCCATGAATTCAACGAGAGGGCCGACCAGCTCGCCAACAAGGGCGTGGAGTCGGTCTGA
- the dnaQ gene encoding DNA polymerase III subunit epsilon, whose product MRQIILDTETTGLDPQQGHRIIEFAGLEMVGRKLTGKHLHLYIHPEREIDPEAQRVHGISLEFLAGKPVFAKVAHEIADFLRDAELIIHNAPFDVGFLNAEFAKAGIEPVGKLCASVIDTLAEARDMFPGKRNSLDALCDRFEIDRSNRTLHGALVDCELLSEVYLWMTRGQESLAMDIEVELPGGDAGAIQFERKPLKVLAASEAEEAEHQAYLDVLDKAVKGICVWRGLASPAQAEG is encoded by the coding sequence ATGAGACAGATTATTCTCGATACCGAAACCACCGGTCTCGATCCGCAGCAAGGCCACCGCATCATTGAATTCGCCGGCCTGGAGATGGTCGGCCGCAAGCTGACCGGCAAACACCTGCATCTTTATATACATCCGGAACGCGAGATCGACCCGGAGGCCCAGCGCGTGCACGGCATTTCGCTGGAGTTTCTGGCGGGCAAGCCTGTGTTCGCCAAGGTGGCGCACGAGATCGCGGACTTCCTGCGCGACGCCGAGCTGATCATTCACAACGCGCCCTTCGACGTCGGCTTCCTCAACGCCGAGTTCGCCAAGGCCGGCATCGAGCCGGTGGGCAAGCTGTGCGCCAGCGTGATCGACACGCTGGCCGAGGCGCGCGACATGTTCCCCGGCAAGCGCAACAGCCTGGACGCCTTGTGCGACCGCTTCGAGATCGACCGTTCCAACCGGACGCTGCACGGCGCGCTGGTGGACTGCGAGCTGCTGTCCGAAGTGTATCTATGGATGACGCGCGGGCAGGAAAGCCTGGCGATGGACATCGAGGTGGAGCTGCCGGGCGGCGACGCCGGGGCCATCCAGTTCGAGCGCAAGCCGCTGAAGGTGCTGGCCGCCAGCGAGGCCGAAGAGGCCGAGCACCAAGCCTATCTTGACGTGCTGGACAAGGCGGTCAAGGGCATCTGCGTCTGGCGCGGGCTGGCGTCGCCGGCGCAGGCGGAGGGCTGA
- the ispD gene encoding 2-C-methyl-D-erythritol 4-phosphate cytidylyltransferase, with amino-acid sequence MARMIALVPAAGSGSRFGAPSPKQYLQLNGKPLMWHTLATVAAVPDVDEVAVVISPQDEWFDDFAWDLPKLSVHRVGGASRAQSVASGLAALACADDDWVLVHDAARCCLSVAAVERLIAALSGHAVGGLLALPVPDTVKRADIDGHVAATVPRNGLWLAQTPQMFRAGLLARALSSAAAEDITDEASAVERLGVKPLLVEGDAQNFKITYPRDLALARAILAARDEY; translated from the coding sequence ATGGCCAGAATGATCGCGCTGGTGCCGGCGGCCGGCTCCGGCAGCCGTTTCGGCGCGCCCAGCCCCAAGCAGTATCTGCAATTGAATGGCAAGCCGCTGATGTGGCACACGCTGGCCACGGTGGCGGCGGTGCCCGATGTGGACGAAGTGGCGGTGGTGATTTCGCCGCAGGACGAGTGGTTCGACGATTTCGCATGGGACTTGCCCAAGCTGTCGGTCCATCGCGTCGGCGGCGCCAGCCGCGCCCAGAGCGTGGCGAGCGGCTTGGCCGCGCTGGCCTGCGCCGACGACGACTGGGTGCTGGTCCACGACGCCGCTCGCTGCTGCCTGTCGGTGGCCGCCGTCGAGCGCCTGATCGCCGCGCTGTCCGGCCACGCGGTCGGCGGCTTGCTGGCGCTGCCGGTGCCGGACACCGTCAAGCGCGCCGACATCGACGGCCACGTCGCGGCCACCGTGCCGCGCAACGGCCTGTGGCTGGCGCAGACGCCGCAGATGTTCCGCGCCGGCCTGCTGGCCAGGGCGTTGTCCAGCGCGGCGGCCGAGGACATCACCGACGAGGCGTCCGCCGTCGAGCGGCTGGGCGTGAAACCGCTGCTGGTGGAGGGCGACGCGCAGAACTTCAAGATCACCTATCCGCGCGATCTGGCGCTGGCCCGGGCCATCCTGGCCGCGCGCGACGAATACTGA
- the ispF gene encoding 2-C-methyl-D-erythritol 2,4-cyclodiphosphate synthase — protein sequence MFRIGQGYDVHQLVEGRPLILGGVDIPHDKGLLGHSDADALLHAITDALLGAAALGDIGRHFPDTAAEFKGADSRALLREAAARVRAAGWRPVNVDSTLIAQRPKLAPHIDAMRANIAADLGLDVGAVNVKGKTNEKLGYLGRCEAIEAQAVCLLAQA from the coding sequence ATGTTTCGCATCGGACAAGGCTACGACGTGCACCAGCTGGTGGAAGGCCGGCCGCTGATCCTGGGCGGGGTGGACATTCCGCACGACAAGGGCCTGCTCGGCCATTCCGACGCCGACGCGCTGCTGCACGCGATCACCGACGCGCTGTTGGGCGCGGCGGCGCTGGGCGACATCGGCCGCCATTTCCCGGACACCGCCGCCGAGTTCAAGGGGGCGGACAGCCGCGCGCTGCTGCGCGAGGCGGCCGCGCGGGTGCGCGCCGCCGGCTGGCGTCCGGTCAACGTCGACAGCACGCTGATCGCGCAGCGGCCCAAGCTGGCGCCTCACATCGACGCGATGCGCGCCAACATCGCCGCCGACCTGGGGCTGGATGTCGGGGCGGTCAACGTCAAGGGCAAGACCAACGAGAAGCTGGGGTACCTGGGACGCTGCGAGGCGATAGAGGCCCAGGCCGTCTGCCTGCTGGCCCAGGCCTAG
- the rpiA gene encoding ribose-5-phosphate isomerase RpiA, whose product MLTQDQLKLAVAKKALEFVPEDAIIGVGTGSTVNLFIEELAGIKGRIKGAVSSSEASTARLKAHHIQVFDLNEVEKLSVYIDGADEINHHLHMIKGGGAALTREKIVAGVADEFICIADEKKYVTMLGAFPLPIEVIPMARSYVARELVKLGGHPELRQGVTTDNGNVILDVHGLQIMKPVELEETINHIAGVVTCGLFARRRADVLLLGKQDGVEVLR is encoded by the coding sequence ATGCTGACCCAGGATCAACTGAAACTCGCCGTCGCCAAGAAGGCGCTGGAATTCGTGCCGGAAGACGCCATCATCGGCGTGGGCACCGGCAGCACCGTCAACCTGTTCATCGAGGAACTGGCCGGCATCAAGGGTCGCATCAAGGGCGCTGTGTCCAGCTCGGAGGCTTCCACCGCCCGCCTGAAGGCCCATCATATCCAGGTGTTCGATCTGAACGAAGTGGAGAAACTGTCGGTCTACATCGACGGCGCCGACGAGATCAACCACCACCTGCACATGATCAAGGGCGGCGGCGCGGCGCTGACGCGCGAGAAGATCGTCGCCGGCGTCGCCGACGAGTTCATCTGCATCGCCGACGAGAAGAAGTACGTGACCATGCTGGGCGCCTTCCCGCTGCCGATCGAGGTGATCCCGATGGCGCGCAGCTACGTCGCGCGCGAGCTGGTGAAGCTGGGCGGCCACCCGGAGCTGCGCCAGGGCGTGACCACCGACAACGGCAACGTGATTCTGGACGTGCACGGCCTGCAGATCATGAAGCCGGTGGAGCTGGAGGAAACCATCAACCACATCGCCGGCGTCGTCACCTGCGGCCTGTTCGCCCGCCGCCGCGCCGACGTGCTGCTGCTGGGCAAGCAGGACGGCGTGGAAGTGCTGCGCTGA
- the phoU gene encoding phosphate signaling complex protein PhoU: MAEHISKQFDLELETIRTRVLQMGGLVEQQILSAIDALMAGDVPRLDKVMAEDALVNAMEVGIDDDCLHIIARRQPAASDLRIVFTVIKIITDLERIGDEAAKIARMGKTIHQSERFQMPRFREIEKMADVALAMLRRALDAFARLDTSAALELAEEDQRLDENFASELRQLITFMMEDPRTISMSIDTLFISKAIERIGDHSKNISEYVVYLVKGKDIRHTTLEDIKRETMGR, encoded by the coding sequence ATGGCAGAACACATTTCCAAGCAGTTCGACCTGGAGCTGGAAACCATCCGTACCCGCGTGCTGCAGATGGGCGGGCTGGTGGAGCAACAGATCCTGTCCGCCATCGACGCCCTGATGGCCGGCGACGTGCCGCGCCTGGACAAGGTGATGGCCGAGGACGCGCTGGTCAACGCGATGGAAGTCGGCATCGACGACGACTGCCTGCACATCATCGCCCGCCGCCAGCCGGCGGCCAGCGACCTGCGCATCGTCTTCACCGTGATCAAGATCATCACCGACCTGGAGCGCATCGGCGACGAGGCGGCCAAGATCGCGCGCATGGGCAAGACCATCCACCAGTCGGAGCGCTTCCAGATGCCGCGTTTCCGCGAGATCGAGAAGATGGCCGACGTGGCGCTGGCGATGCTGCGCCGCGCGCTGGACGCCTTCGCCCGGCTGGACACCAGCGCCGCGCTGGAGCTGGCCGAGGAGGATCAGCGCCTGGACGAGAATTTCGCGTCCGAGCTGCGCCAGCTGATCACCTTCATGATGGAAGACCCGCGCACCATCAGCATGTCCATCGACACGCTGTTCATCTCCAAGGCGATAGAACGCATCGGCGACCACTCGAAGAACATCTCCGAATACGTGGTCTACCTGGTCAAGGGCAAGGACATCCGCCACACCACGCTGGAAGACATCAAGCGGGAAACCATGGGACGCTGA
- the ppx gene encoding exopolyphosphatase, which yields MTHATPPHTVLATIDLGSNSFRLQVSRVVDDQLYALDVMKETVRLGAGLTADKHLDDDTQARALACLARFGERLRGFVPAQVRVVGTNTLRVAKNAPAFIAEAEERLGFPIEVIAGREEARLIYLGAAHSLPDTKERRMVVDIGGGSTEFIIGSHYKALVTESLPLGCVSYTLRFFPEGKLTRGNFRDATMAARNEIQRIRHEYRPSEWQLAVGTSGTARSLRDVLEINDWSRADITLAGMEQLREVLIKQGNIDSIKVNGLKADRAPVLAGGLAIMIAVFEELEIEKMIVTEGALRDGVLYDLLGRQREKDMRDSTVALFKRRYHADTQQAERVNLLAERLYRMLAGEDVDQDMLKRLSWAAKLHEIGLTIAHTAYHKHSAYILQNADMPGFSKREQATLSAIVLGHRGDMGKMAQYISQPALWQAVVALRLAVLFYRSRINVVLPDELDLRQHARGFTLSLSGDWLEANPLSASSFRQEVNQWKNVGFQLDIVQK from the coding sequence TTGACACACGCCACGCCCCCGCACACCGTGCTGGCCACTATAGACCTGGGTTCCAACAGCTTCCGGCTGCAAGTGTCCCGCGTGGTGGATGACCAGCTGTACGCCCTGGACGTGATGAAGGAGACCGTGCGCCTGGGCGCCGGCCTCACCGCCGACAAACACCTGGATGACGACACCCAAGCGCGCGCGCTGGCCTGCCTGGCCCGCTTCGGCGAGCGGCTGCGCGGCTTCGTGCCGGCCCAGGTGCGGGTGGTCGGCACCAATACCCTGCGCGTGGCGAAGAACGCGCCGGCCTTCATCGCCGAGGCCGAGGAGAGGCTGGGCTTCCCGATCGAGGTGATCGCCGGCCGCGAAGAGGCGCGGCTGATCTACCTGGGCGCCGCCCACTCGCTGCCGGACACCAAGGAGCGCCGGATGGTGGTGGATATCGGCGGCGGCTCCACCGAATTCATCATCGGCAGCCATTACAAGGCGCTGGTCACCGAGAGCCTGCCGCTCGGCTGCGTCAGCTACACGCTGCGCTTCTTCCCGGAGGGCAAGCTGACCCGCGGCAACTTCCGCGACGCCACCATGGCGGCCCGCAACGAGATCCAGCGCATCCGCCACGAGTACCGTCCCAGCGAGTGGCAGCTCGCCGTCGGCACTTCCGGCACCGCGCGCTCGCTGCGCGACGTGCTGGAGATCAACGACTGGAGCCGGGCGGACATCACGCTGGCGGGCATGGAGCAGCTGCGCGAAGTGCTGATCAAGCAAGGCAATATCGACTCGATCAAGGTCAACGGCCTCAAGGCCGACCGCGCGCCGGTGCTGGCCGGCGGCCTCGCCATCATGATCGCGGTGTTCGAAGAGCTGGAAATCGAGAAGATGATCGTCACCGAGGGCGCGCTGCGCGACGGCGTGCTCTACGACCTGCTGGGCCGCCAGCGCGAGAAGGACATGCGCGACAGCACGGTGGCGCTGTTCAAGCGCCGCTACCACGCCGATACCCAGCAGGCCGAGCGCGTCAACCTGCTGGCCGAACGCCTGTACCGGATGCTGGCCGGCGAAGACGTCGACCAGGACATGCTGAAGCGCCTGTCCTGGGCGGCCAAGCTGCACGAGATCGGCCTGACCATCGCCCACACCGCCTATCACAAGCATTCCGCCTACATCCTGCAGAACGCCGACATGCCCGGCTTCTCCAAGCGCGAGCAAGCCACGCTGTCCGCCATCGTGCTGGGCCACCGCGGCGACATGGGCAAGATGGCGCAGTACATCAGCCAGCCGGCGCTGTGGCAGGCGGTGGTGGCGCTGCGGCTGGCCGTGCTGTTCTACCGCAGCCGGATCAACGTCGTCCTGCCGGACGAACTGGACCTGCGGCAGCACGCCCGCGGCTTCACGCTGTCGCTGAGCGGCGACTGGCTGGAGGCCAATCCGCTGTCCGCCAGCAGCTTCCGCCAGGAAGTGAACCAGTGGAAGAATGTCGGCTTCCAGCTCGACATCGTGCAGAAATAG
- the corA gene encoding magnesium/cobalt transporter CorA — translation MRHPELKERLPTLGEQAGTLLSVGDAKHAGTALSLFDFGPEDMAEVADFPIADLAAYRLRGEVMWLNVYGLSDAAAIQAIGERFGLHPLVQEDILNARQRPKLEDYDDYLFLACRVFDYQQGARLQSDQMYLVLGDGFVLTFQEKPTGVFEQVRERLRKGRGALRRRGADYLAYSLLDAIIDDYFGVLGQFNDKVERADGQLLAGRDNGVLRQIQRLKRDCLKLRRALLPLREALLSLNRGDDERFGDDTRVYLRDAYDHVVHVLESLEMNREMVGDMMDLYLSTQSHRLNLQMRVLTVITMIFMPLTLIAGIYGMNFENMPELKWHYGYYIVLLAMGGISAGMGWWFWKRRWI, via the coding sequence ATGCGCCATCCGGAATTGAAGGAAAGGCTGCCGACGCTGGGGGAGCAGGCGGGAACGCTGCTGTCGGTGGGCGATGCCAAGCACGCCGGCACCGCGCTGTCGCTGTTCGACTTCGGGCCGGAGGACATGGCGGAGGTGGCCGACTTCCCGATCGCCGACCTGGCCGCCTACCGCCTGCGCGGCGAGGTGATGTGGCTCAATGTCTACGGCCTGAGCGACGCCGCCGCCATCCAGGCGATAGGCGAACGCTTCGGCCTGCACCCGCTGGTGCAGGAGGACATCCTCAACGCCCGCCAGCGGCCCAAGCTGGAAGATTACGACGACTACCTGTTCCTGGCCTGCCGCGTGTTCGATTACCAGCAGGGCGCGCGGCTGCAGTCCGACCAGATGTACCTGGTGCTGGGCGACGGCTTCGTGCTCACCTTCCAGGAAAAGCCCACCGGCGTGTTCGAGCAGGTGCGGGAGCGGCTGCGCAAGGGGCGCGGCGCGTTGCGGCGGCGCGGCGCCGACTACCTGGCCTATTCGCTGCTGGACGCCATCATCGACGACTACTTCGGCGTGCTCGGCCAGTTCAACGACAAGGTGGAGCGCGCAGACGGCCAGTTGCTGGCCGGCCGCGACAACGGCGTGCTGCGGCAAATCCAGCGGCTGAAGCGCGATTGCCTGAAGCTCAGGCGGGCGCTGCTGCCGCTGCGCGAGGCGCTGCTGTCGCTGAACCGTGGAGATGACGAGCGCTTTGGCGACGATACCCGCGTTTACCTGCGCGACGCTTACGACCACGTGGTCCACGTGCTGGAGTCGCTGGAGATGAACCGCGAGATGGTCGGCGACATGATGGACCTCTACCTGTCCACCCAATCGCACCGGCTCAACCTGCAGATGCGGGTGCTGACCGTGATCACGATGATCTTCATGCCGCTGACGCTGATCGCCGGCATCTACGGCATGAATTTCGAGAACATGCCGGAGCTGAAGTGGCACTACGGCTACTACATCGTGCTGCTGGCGATGGGCGGCATTTCCGCCGGCATGGGTTGGTGGTTCTGGAAGCGGCGCTGGATCTGA
- the pncA gene encoding bifunctional nicotinamidase/pyrazinamidase: MPLKRYGADCALLVVDVQNSFCPGGELAVPGGDEVAPLINHLSLLFENVVLTQDWHPAGHISFASSHPGMQPFQSVDLPYGPQTLWPDHCVAGSHGADFHPELETQHARLIVRKGIHAKVDSYSAFVEADRAASTGLAGYLRELGVKKVWLAGLATDFCVAWSAIDACAAGFETFVVEDACRAIDIDGSLADAWMKMRQAGVKRLRSDEV; the protein is encoded by the coding sequence ATGCCCCTGAAACGTTATGGTGCCGACTGCGCATTGCTGGTGGTGGATGTGCAGAACAGTTTCTGTCCCGGCGGCGAACTGGCCGTGCCGGGCGGAGACGAGGTGGCGCCCTTGATCAACCACCTGTCGCTGCTGTTCGAAAACGTGGTGCTGACCCAGGACTGGCACCCGGCGGGCCATATATCGTTCGCCTCTAGCCATCCCGGCATGCAGCCCTTCCAGAGCGTGGATCTGCCCTACGGCCCGCAGACGCTGTGGCCGGACCATTGCGTCGCCGGCAGCCATGGCGCGGACTTCCACCCGGAACTGGAAACCCAGCATGCCCGGCTGATCGTGCGCAAAGGCATCCACGCCAAGGTGGACAGCTATTCCGCCTTCGTCGAGGCAGACCGCGCTGCCAGCACCGGCCTGGCCGGCTACCTGCGCGAGCTGGGCGTGAAAAAGGTGTGGCTGGCCGGCCTCGCCACCGACTTCTGCGTCGCCTGGAGCGCCATCGACGCCTGCGCCGCCGGCTTCGAAACCTTCGTGGTGGAGGATGCCTGCCGCGCGATAGACATCGACGGCTCGCTGGCAGACGCCTGGATGAAGATGCGCCAGGCCGGCGTCAAGCGGCTGCGATCCGACGAGGTGTGA
- a CDS encoding heavy metal translocating P-type ATPase: protein MTQALLTLPVSGMSCAACAARIEKQLNRMDGVEAAVSFANESAQLRYDPDQTKPQQLVDAIVRCGFEVPRQTLELGIGGMSCAACAARLEKALGRLPGVEASVNFAAESARVDFLPGLMDRDRVLDAVRKAGFEPSLREDGGGEAEAAARYRRELAWFAASALLTLPFLIEMAAMFAGGHHGWLPRMWQLALATPVQFVVGWRFYRGAWQALRGGVANMDVLVALGTSMAWLLSAAVTLLGLEDQHVYFEASAAVITLVLLGKLLEARAKGKTSAAIAALVKLAPRTARVERDGELVEVAVDKLQRGDVVVVRHGDSLPVDGEVVDGQAWLDESMLTGESRPVAKQAGDKVYAATRNQDGMLKVRATGVGGDTQLAEIVRMVAAAQGSKAPIQRLADRISAVFVPAVSAVALLTFLLTGWLNGDWAQALIHAVAVLVIACPCALGLATPTAVMVGVGNGARRGVLFRNAAALEQAGKVDVLLVDKTGTLTEGRPTLRHALALDGDENRLIRLAASAEAGSEHPLAHALLQRAKERELPLLACERFRADVGNGVEAALPGAGTVKVGVPSWIGLELPAEAAAWPQEGCTVVAVSLDGQPLGLLALADPLRDSSKGAVKALRGLGVKVVMLTGDHESTARSIAAEAGIDEWRAGMKPQDKADVVKYWQRQGGKVAMLGDGVNDAPALAAADVSLAMGAGSDVAIAAADITLMHGDLAHAVDAIRLSRASLAKIRQNLAFAFVYNVLGIPLAAVGMLNPVIAGAAMAASSVSVVSNSLLLRRWR, encoded by the coding sequence ATGACACAAGCCCTGTTGACGCTGCCGGTTTCCGGCATGAGCTGCGCCGCCTGCGCGGCCCGCATCGAGAAGCAGTTGAACCGCATGGACGGCGTGGAGGCGGCGGTCAGCTTCGCCAATGAAAGCGCCCAGCTGCGCTACGACCCGGATCAGACCAAGCCGCAGCAACTGGTGGACGCCATCGTCCGCTGCGGTTTCGAGGTGCCGCGCCAGACGCTTGAGCTGGGCATCGGCGGCATGAGCTGCGCCGCCTGCGCGGCGCGGCTGGAGAAGGCGCTGGGCCGCTTGCCCGGCGTGGAGGCCAGCGTCAATTTCGCCGCCGAGTCGGCGCGGGTGGACTTCCTGCCCGGATTGATGGACCGCGACCGGGTGTTGGACGCGGTGCGCAAGGCCGGTTTCGAGCCCTCGCTGCGCGAGGATGGCGGCGGCGAGGCCGAAGCCGCGGCGCGCTATCGCCGCGAGCTGGCGTGGTTCGCCGCGTCGGCGCTGCTGACGCTGCCTTTCCTGATCGAAATGGCGGCGATGTTCGCCGGCGGCCACCATGGCTGGCTGCCCAGGATGTGGCAGCTGGCGCTGGCGACGCCGGTGCAGTTCGTCGTCGGCTGGCGCTTTTACCGCGGCGCCTGGCAGGCGCTGCGGGGCGGCGTCGCCAATATGGACGTGCTGGTGGCGCTGGGCACCAGCATGGCCTGGCTGCTGTCGGCGGCGGTCACCTTGCTGGGTCTGGAAGACCAGCACGTGTATTTCGAGGCCAGCGCGGCGGTGATCACGCTGGTGTTGCTGGGCAAGCTGCTGGAGGCGAGGGCCAAGGGCAAGACCTCGGCGGCGATCGCCGCGCTGGTGAAGCTGGCGCCCAGGACCGCCCGCGTCGAGCGCGATGGCGAGCTGGTCGAGGTGGCGGTGGACAAGCTGCAGCGCGGCGACGTGGTGGTGGTGCGCCACGGCGACAGCCTGCCGGTGGACGGCGAGGTGGTGGACGGCCAGGCTTGGCTGGACGAGAGCATGCTGACCGGCGAGAGCCGGCCGGTGGCCAAGCAGGCCGGCGACAAGGTCTACGCCGCCACCCGCAACCAGGACGGCATGCTCAAGGTGCGCGCCACCGGCGTCGGCGGCGACACCCAGTTGGCTGAGATCGTGCGCATGGTGGCGGCGGCCCAGGGCAGCAAGGCGCCGATCCAGCGCTTGGCGGACCGCATCTCGGCGGTATTTGTGCCGGCGGTCAGCGCGGTGGCGCTGCTGACTTTCCTGCTGACCGGCTGGCTGAACGGCGACTGGGCGCAGGCGCTGATCCACGCGGTGGCGGTGCTGGTGATCGCCTGCCCGTGCGCGCTGGGCCTGGCCACGCCGACCGCGGTGATGGTGGGCGTGGGCAATGGCGCGCGCCGCGGTGTCCTGTTCCGCAACGCCGCCGCGCTGGAGCAGGCCGGCAAGGTGGACGTGCTGCTGGTGGACAAGACCGGCACGCTGACCGAGGGCCGGCCGACGCTGCGCCACGCGCTGGCGCTGGACGGCGACGAAAATCGCTTGATCCGGCTGGCCGCCAGCGCCGAAGCCGGCTCCGAGCATCCGCTGGCCCACGCCTTGCTGCAGCGGGCGAAAGAACGGGAACTGCCCTTGCTGGCCTGCGAGCGCTTCCGCGCCGACGTCGGCAACGGCGTCGAGGCCGCGCTGCCGGGCGCGGGCACGGTCAAGGTGGGCGTGCCGTCCTGGATAGGCCTGGAGCTGCCGGCCGAGGCGGCCGCCTGGCCGCAGGAAGGATGCACGGTGGTGGCGGTCAGCCTGGACGGCCAGCCGCTGGGCCTGCTGGCGCTGGCCGATCCGCTGCGGGACAGTTCAAAGGGCGCGGTGAAAGCGCTGCGGGGGCTGGGCGTCAAGGTGGTGATGCTGACCGGTGACCACGAAAGCACCGCGCGCAGCATCGCCGCCGAGGCCGGCATAGACGAATGGCGCGCCGGCATGAAGCCGCAGGACAAGGCCGATGTGGTCAAATACTGGCAGCGGCAGGGCGGCAAGGTGGCGATGCTGGGCGACGGCGTCAACGACGCGCCGGCGCTGGCCGCGGCCGATGTCAGCCTGGCGATGGGCGCCGGTTCCGATGTGGCCATCGCCGCCGCCGACATCACGCTGATGCACGGCGACCTGGCGCACGCGGTGGATGCCATCCGCCTGTCGCGCGCCAGCCTGGCCAAGATCCGCCAGAATCTGGCCTTCGCCTTTGTTTACAACGTGCTGGGCATCCCGCTGGCGGCCGTCGGCATGCTGAACCCGGTGATCGCCGGCGCGGCGATGGCGGCGAGCTCGGTGTCGGTGGTGTCCAACTCTTTGCTGCTGCGCCGCTGGCGCTGA
- a CDS encoding heavy-metal-associated domain-containing protein — MAELILNIDGMTCGGCVKSVTGLLNGMAGVSDAQVSLEDKQARVAYDAETVSPEELAAAVADAGFDVTF, encoded by the coding sequence ATGGCAGAACTGATTTTGAACATAGACGGCATGACTTGCGGCGGCTGCGTGAAGAGCGTGACCGGATTGCTGAACGGCATGGCCGGCGTCAGCGATGCCCAGGTGAGCCTGGAAGACAAGCAGGCGCGCGTGGCCTACGACGCTGAAACCGTGTCGCCGGAGGAGTTGGCGGCGGCCGTCGCGGATGCCGGCTTCGACGTGACATTCTGA
- a CDS encoding DUF190 domain-containing protein, translated as MQGYQLSFFTQQGHRHHGVPLAEWILQEAHRLGIGGATLFAASEGFGGDRRIHAARFFELADQPEEVTMALSAQEAELLLDRLRGEGVKVFYVKTPVEYGMLGEK; from the coding sequence ATGCAAGGCTACCAACTGTCTTTCTTCACCCAGCAGGGACACCGCCATCACGGCGTGCCGCTGGCGGAATGGATCCTGCAGGAAGCCCACAGGCTGGGCATAGGCGGCGCGACGCTGTTCGCCGCCAGCGAAGGCTTCGGCGGCGACCGCCGCATCCACGCCGCCCGCTTCTTCGAGCTGGCCGATCAGCCGGAAGAAGTGACGATGGCGCTCAGCGCGCAAGAGGCCGAGCTGCTGCTGGACCGGCTGCGCGGCGAGGGCGTCAAGGTGTTCTACGTGAAGACGCCGGTGGAATACGGCATGCTGGGAGAGAAGTGA